One part of the Candidatus Cloacimonadota bacterium genome encodes these proteins:
- a CDS encoding cell division protein ZapA, whose protein sequence is MKSVEVELLGKKYFFKSDNPEQLQKTAKYLEEQLDKLNDRFNTVDQMKLYVMYSLMMTQKYFTEKEKYKKLIDEFEQASKRLEGLGLE, encoded by the coding sequence ATGAAATCGGTTGAAGTTGAACTTCTTGGTAAAAAATATTTTTTCAAAAGTGATAATCCTGAACAATTACAGAAGACTGCAAAATACCTTGAAGAACAGCTGGATAAGTTGAACGACAGATTCAATACAGTAGATCAGATGAAACTTTATGTGATGTATTCCTTGATGATGACGCAAAAGTACTTTACTGAAAAAGAAAAATATAAAAAATTGATTGATGAATTCGAGCAGGCAAGTAAACGGCTCGAGGGATTAGGATTAGAATAG